A genomic region of Alistipes megaguti contains the following coding sequences:
- a CDS encoding RagB/SusD family nutrient uptake outer membrane protein, whose translation MKRLIYTAFMLLTFVSCDQWFDVEPKGEGTSGNGLFNNEASFRDYMNGIYADLRSRDLYGGNLTLGGVEFLAQTFVPYTGAEAWTRMDFNSDMARTIARKAYGGLYAAIYRCNDLLRQFDRNPDVEFVSGSREMMMAETRALRAFLHFELLRLFSPAYAVDASASFVPWIDSVDGPAVTMTSAELLDRILSELDAALVQLEACDPVVTGVGYDDMSLLGTSPADRCWKLNYYAVAVVKARALMFRGAQSDCREASTLLGSVIEKGGYEFVRTVSDSDYSFSLEFIFALPSDEKGFCALSEELFGPSGKGVVLSSQISLDDLSPDDRRRGWIDGDNTMRTKFAPTSKIDLWETAPAIPMVKLGEVYLLAAEAAAKSGDLASGISRFNNFMTERNSASMVLAQDASLDQLMEAVDLQYRYEFMGEGVRFHFCKRLDKTITAFDGSQISEVGKKYLPIVQ comes from the coding sequence ATGAAAAGACTCATATACACGGCGTTTATGCTCCTTACCTTCGTGTCGTGCGACCAGTGGTTCGATGTCGAACCCAAGGGTGAGGGTACCTCCGGCAACGGACTGTTCAACAACGAAGCCTCTTTCCGCGATTACATGAACGGAATCTATGCCGATCTGCGTTCGCGGGATCTCTACGGTGGCAACCTGACGCTGGGCGGCGTGGAATTCCTTGCACAGACCTTCGTCCCCTATACCGGAGCCGAAGCCTGGACCCGCATGGATTTCAACAGCGATATGGCCCGCACGATCGCCCGCAAGGCCTACGGCGGACTCTACGCCGCCATCTATCGCTGCAACGATCTGCTGCGGCAGTTTGACCGGAATCCTGACGTGGAATTCGTCTCCGGATCCCGCGAAATGATGATGGCCGAAACCCGGGCGTTGAGGGCTTTCCTGCATTTCGAACTCCTGCGGCTCTTCAGCCCGGCATATGCCGTGGATGCTTCGGCCAGTTTCGTTCCCTGGATCGACTCCGTTGACGGACCTGCGGTGACGATGACTTCGGCCGAGCTGCTCGATCGGATCCTCTCCGAACTGGATGCCGCGCTGGTGCAACTCGAAGCCTGTGATCCCGTTGTAACGGGGGTCGGCTACGACGACATGTCGCTGTTGGGAACCTCGCCCGCGGACCGCTGCTGGAAACTCAATTATTATGCCGTAGCCGTCGTCAAGGCCCGGGCGCTGATGTTCCGGGGCGCACAGTCGGACTGCCGGGAGGCCTCCACGCTGCTTGGATCGGTCATCGAAAAGGGCGGTTATGAATTCGTGCGGACGGTCTCCGACAGCGACTACTCCTTCTCCCTGGAGTTCATCTTCGCTCTGCCGTCGGACGAGAAGGGTTTCTGCGCACTCTCCGAGGAGCTCTTCGGCCCGAGCGGAAAGGGGGTTGTGCTTTCGTCGCAGATCAGCCTCGACGACCTGAGCCCCGACGATCGCCGGCGCGGATGGATCGATGGCGACAATACGATGCGCACGAAGTTTGCGCCGACCAGCAAGATTGATCTTTGGGAGACGGCGCCTGCCATCCCGATGGTCAAACTCGGCGAGGTCTACCTCCTGGCAGCCGAGGCTGCCGCCAAGTCCGGCGACCTTGCGTCGGGTATCTCCCGCTTCAACAACTTCATGACCGAACGCAACAGCGCTTCGATGGTTCTGGCCCAGGATGCTTCGCTGGATCAACTCATGGAGGCTGTCGATCTCCAGTATCGTTACGAATTCATGGGCGAAGGCGTCCGGTTCCATTTCTGCAAGCGCCTCGACAAGACCATCACCGCTTTTGACGGCTCGCAGATCTCTGAAGTCGGGAAAAAGTATCTCCCCATTGTTCAATAA
- a CDS encoding FecR family protein, giving the protein MLGRFWVSKTSDQEREQLKLRLREWNREHKIALFRRILDEEELENRRIIREQCDVDEAWRKVQVRLRERKSRARIRRYMFKLQSAAAVLVVLLLTAGIIYDSHTGHRKRVMARIAEIRPGGAQPTIYLADGQSVELGRADSTADLGNARISGENSLTYRPEPSSDHEDRSEPLAEVYNTLITPRGCMYDVTLVDGTRVWVNAASRLRFFTTNHSSERIVMLEGEAYFEVAHDASRPFVIVSGGQRIRVLGTHFNIKAYDAAQAVYTTLVEGSVEVTSDSGEQSVRLSPGEQAVYRRQSDEPIEVTQVDPSQALAWRSGTFIFSHATISEILEELSRWYRFDYEVAPYLDRFRFTGQFPRCGELDRILDIITSTGTDIKIDYDGERITLK; this is encoded by the coding sequence TTGCTGGGGAGGTTTTGGGTTTCGAAAACCTCCGATCAGGAGCGCGAACAACTCAAACTCAGACTCCGGGAGTGGAATCGTGAGCACAAGATCGCACTCTTCCGTCGGATCCTCGATGAAGAGGAGCTGGAGAACCGCCGGATCATCCGCGAACAGTGTGATGTCGATGAAGCCTGGCGAAAGGTGCAGGTCCGCCTCCGTGAGCGAAAAAGCAGGGCCCGCATCCGGCGTTACATGTTCAAACTGCAAAGTGCGGCTGCCGTACTTGTCGTACTGCTCCTGACTGCCGGCATCATTTACGATTCGCATACCGGACACCGGAAGCGGGTCATGGCCCGAATCGCCGAGATCCGTCCCGGAGGTGCACAGCCAACCATCTATCTGGCCGATGGCCAAAGCGTGGAACTCGGTCGGGCGGATTCAACGGCGGATCTCGGCAATGCCCGTATCAGCGGAGAAAACAGTCTGACCTACCGTCCGGAGCCTTCTTCCGATCATGAGGATCGTTCGGAACCCCTCGCGGAGGTCTATAATACACTCATTACACCCCGCGGATGCATGTACGACGTGACGTTGGTCGACGGTACGCGAGTCTGGGTGAATGCTGCCTCGCGGCTGCGCTTCTTTACGACCAACCACAGTAGCGAACGGATTGTCATGCTGGAAGGAGAGGCCTATTTCGAGGTGGCGCATGATGCCTCCCGTCCCTTCGTCATCGTGTCGGGCGGACAGCGGATCCGGGTTCTCGGAACCCATTTCAACATCAAGGCCTATGATGCCGCTCAGGCAGTCTATACCACATTGGTGGAAGGTTCCGTCGAGGTGACATCCGACTCCGGCGAGCAGAGTGTCCGACTCTCGCCCGGCGAGCAGGCTGTCTACCGGCGGCAGTCGGATGAACCGATCGAGGTGACACAGGTCGACCCCTCGCAGGCCCTTGCCTGGCGTTCCGGAACCTTTATCTTCTCGCACGCCACCATCTCCGAAATCCTCGAGGAGCTCTCCCGATGGTATCGCTTCGATTATGAGGTGGCTCCGTATCTCGACCGGTTCCGCTTCACGGGGCAGTTCCCCCGCTGCGGCGAACTCGACCGGATCCTCGATATCATTACCTCTACAGGCACCGACATAAAGATCGACTACGACGGAGAACGTATCACGCTGAAATAA
- a CDS encoding FtsX-like permease family protein: MNLAFFIARRTARPTPGNRPGVMDRIAVGSVALGVAVMILTLAVVIGFKREVARKMEGFASHVTVTDIRGVDALDSRPVHRSARLEALIRSTDGFVAMAPYALKGGIVRTADAVGEVVLKGIGPDYDTSLLGEWLVRGQMPRIGDSIRTKDILLSQLLADRLEVGVGDRIEMLFVDGGERPRRDRFKVSGIYASGLDEMDRSMVFTDIRNVQRLCDWCADEVSGYEIRVRSLDEAPAFARTLDRTLLYDEGEGTENLAVESVTERYANIFDWLKAHDVNAAVVIGIMLVVAFFNMTSALLILVLERTRMIGLLKVLGMRSRQIRAVFLWRAAFVALRGLGWGNLVGLGLCVLQHTTHLVKLNPEGYLLSEVPISLGWGWWLALNAGFIAVIVLLLMIPASIVSRIKPEETIRYE, translated from the coding sequence GTGAATCTCGCCTTTTTCATCGCCCGCCGTACGGCCCGTCCGACGCCCGGAAACCGCCCCGGGGTCATGGACCGCATTGCCGTAGGGTCGGTGGCCCTCGGGGTGGCGGTGATGATTCTGACGCTGGCCGTGGTCATCGGCTTCAAGCGCGAGGTCGCCCGCAAGATGGAGGGGTTTGCCTCGCACGTCACGGTGACCGACATCCGCGGGGTCGATGCGCTCGATTCCCGGCCCGTGCATCGCAGCGCCCGTCTCGAGGCGTTGATCCGTTCGACCGACGGCTTTGTTGCGATGGCCCCCTATGCGCTCAAGGGCGGGATTGTCCGCACGGCGGATGCCGTGGGCGAGGTGGTGCTCAAGGGCATCGGACCGGATTACGACACGTCGCTGCTCGGGGAGTGGCTCGTCCGGGGGCAGATGCCCCGCATCGGCGATTCGATCCGCACGAAGGACATTCTCCTCTCGCAGCTGCTGGCCGACCGGCTGGAGGTCGGCGTCGGGGACCGCATCGAGATGCTGTTCGTCGACGGCGGCGAACGCCCCCGCCGCGACCGCTTCAAGGTGTCGGGAATCTACGCCTCGGGGTTGGACGAGATGGACCGCTCGATGGTCTTCACCGACATCCGGAACGTGCAGCGCCTCTGCGACTGGTGCGCTGACGAGGTCTCGGGCTACGAAATTCGGGTCCGTTCGCTCGACGAGGCTCCGGCCTTTGCCCGGACGCTGGACCGCACGCTGCTCTACGACGAGGGTGAGGGCACCGAGAACCTGGCCGTCGAGAGCGTCACCGAGCGTTACGCCAACATCTTCGACTGGCTGAAGGCCCACGATGTCAATGCAGCCGTGGTGATCGGCATCATGCTCGTCGTGGCGTTCTTCAACATGACCTCGGCGCTGCTGATCCTCGTCCTGGAGCGCACGCGCATGATCGGGTTGCTGAAGGTCCTCGGCATGCGCAGCCGGCAGATCCGCGCCGTCTTCCTCTGGCGGGCCGCCTTCGTGGCGCTGCGCGGTCTGGGGTGGGGCAACCTCGTCGGTCTGGGCCTCTGCGTGCTGCAGCACACGACCCATCTCGTCAAACTCAACCCGGAGGGGTATCTCCTCTCCGAAGTCCCCATATCGCTGGGGTGGGGGTGGTGGCTGGCACTCAATGCCGGCTTCATCGCCGTGATTGTCCTCCTGCTGATGATCCCCGCCTCGATTGTCTCCCGCATCAAACCCGAAGAAACGATTCGTTACGAATGA
- a CDS encoding flavodoxin family protein: MKVLLINGSPHREGNTFIALNEVARTLEAEGVEAEIVSIGTKPIPGCIGCWQCAQTGSCAFNDDLYLLIREKLATADALIVGSPVYFAGPNGSLCALLDRLFVSCVDRLAYKPAAAVVVCRRGGASAAFDRLNKYFMITNMPVVSSKYWNSVHGRTPGEASQDGEGLQTMRVLGRNMARVLKAGLLATENIPEAEPRIMTSFIR, encoded by the coding sequence ATGAAAGTCCTGCTTATCAATGGAAGCCCCCATCGCGAGGGCAATACCTTCATCGCATTGAACGAAGTTGCCCGCACGCTCGAGGCCGAGGGCGTAGAGGCCGAAATCGTCTCGATCGGTACCAAACCCATTCCGGGCTGCATCGGCTGCTGGCAGTGTGCCCAGACCGGCAGTTGCGCCTTCAACGACGATCTCTACCTGCTGATCCGTGAAAAACTGGCCACGGCCGACGCCCTGATCGTCGGTTCGCCGGTCTACTTCGCCGGCCCGAACGGTTCGCTGTGTGCGCTGCTGGACCGTCTGTTTGTCTCGTGCGTCGACCGCCTGGCCTATAAACCGGCTGCTGCCGTGGTCGTGTGCCGCCGCGGAGGAGCCAGCGCCGCGTTCGACCGTCTGAACAAGTATTTCATGATAACGAACATGCCGGTCGTCTCGTCGAAATACTGGAACAGCGTCCATGGACGGACTCCCGGCGAGGCCAGTCAGGACGGTGAAGGTCTGCAGACGATGCGTGTGCTGGGGCGTAACATGGCCCGCGTGCTCAAGGCCGGATTGCTCGCTACGGAGAACATCCCCGAAGCCGAACCCCGCATCATGACGAGTTTTATACGTTAG
- a CDS encoding zinc metallopeptidase, with protein MYQPLITLLQAGYYAEPHAARYDAATMGMFVLIIIIGVIGFVVQARLQSVFKKYSKVQFPGGLTGAEVAEKMLRDNNIHNVKVTHVSGQLTDHFNPQTMTVNLSDAVYSSTSVAAAAVAAHECGHAVQHARGYAPLVLRSQLVPVVQFASSAATWVIILGLVILATTQNEVLCWIGVGLIAMSALFSIVTLPVEYNASARALEWLQASRTIQGVQLSQAREALSWAARTYLVAALSAIASVLYYVFLILGRRND; from the coding sequence ATGTATCAACCCCTTATCACCCTGCTTCAGGCAGGTTACTACGCAGAGCCGCATGCCGCACGCTACGACGCCGCCACGATGGGCATGTTCGTGCTGATCATCATCATCGGCGTCATCGGCTTCGTGGTGCAGGCGCGCCTGCAGTCGGTCTTCAAGAAGTATTCGAAGGTGCAGTTCCCGGGCGGCCTGACGGGCGCCGAGGTGGCCGAGAAGATGCTGCGCGACAACAACATCCATAACGTGAAGGTTACGCACGTGAGCGGCCAGCTCACCGACCACTTCAACCCGCAGACGATGACCGTCAACCTGAGCGACGCGGTCTACTCGTCGACGAGCGTGGCGGCAGCCGCCGTAGCGGCCCACGAGTGCGGCCACGCCGTGCAGCATGCCCGGGGCTATGCACCGCTGGTGCTGCGTTCGCAGCTGGTTCCGGTGGTTCAGTTCGCCTCGTCGGCCGCCACGTGGGTCATCATCCTGGGTCTGGTGATCCTGGCCACGACGCAGAACGAGGTGCTCTGCTGGATCGGCGTGGGACTGATCGCCATGTCGGCCCTCTTCTCGATCGTGACGCTGCCCGTGGAGTACAACGCCTCGGCGCGGGCGCTGGAGTGGCTGCAGGCCAGCCGTACGATCCAGGGCGTGCAGCTCTCGCAGGCGCGCGAAGCCCTCTCGTGGGCAGCCCGCACCTACCTGGTGGCGGCACTGAGCGCCATCGCGTCGGTGCTCTACTACGTCTTCCTGATCCTCGGACGACGCAACGACTGA
- a CDS encoding SDR family NAD(P)-dependent oxidoreductase, with translation MKKRALITGATSGIGRATALRLAAAGYDIIATGRRAERLAELKAEIEAAGGNCTTLTFDVRSEEEVRRNLEPLEQIDLLVNNAGLAAGLEHIDRGDTRDWDAMIDTNVKGLLYVTRVITPKMVAAGRGHVINLGSIAGTEPYENGAVYCATKHAVHAISQSMRADLLPAGIKVTEIRPGMVETEFSEVRFHGDRQRAAAVYEGVEPLTGADIAEAIAWVAQLPAHMNVNDMVLMPSQQAGSYYTYRKKQ, from the coding sequence ATGAAAAAACGGGCTCTCATCACGGGTGCGACCTCCGGAATCGGCCGCGCAACGGCCCTGCGACTCGCCGCCGCAGGCTATGACATCATCGCCACGGGACGCCGTGCCGAACGGCTCGCCGAACTCAAGGCCGAGATCGAGGCGGCGGGCGGGAACTGCACGACACTCACCTTCGACGTCCGCTCCGAAGAGGAGGTTCGGCGCAACCTCGAACCCCTCGAGCAGATCGACCTGCTGGTCAACAACGCCGGACTGGCCGCCGGACTCGAACACATCGACCGCGGCGACACGCGCGACTGGGACGCCATGATCGACACCAACGTCAAGGGGCTGCTCTATGTCACGCGGGTCATCACACCGAAAATGGTGGCCGCAGGCCGCGGACACGTCATCAACCTGGGGTCGATCGCCGGCACGGAGCCCTACGAAAACGGCGCGGTCTACTGCGCCACGAAACACGCCGTGCACGCCATCTCGCAGTCGATGCGCGCCGATCTGCTCCCGGCCGGGATCAAGGTGACGGAGATCCGCCCCGGCATGGTCGAAACGGAGTTCTCCGAGGTGCGTTTCCACGGCGACCGGCAACGTGCCGCAGCCGTCTACGAGGGGGTCGAGCCCCTCACCGGCGCGGATATTGCGGAGGCAATCGCGTGGGTGGCACAATTACCGGCCCACATGAACGTTAATGACATGGTACTGATGCCGAGCCAGCAAGCCGGTTCGTACTACACGTATCGCAAGAAACAGTAA
- a CDS encoding RNA polymerase sigma factor: MCKKDTYKESDEKTKELVPEFFRTYYPMFVSFARNFVQCHETCEDLVQEAFATLLEQGYTFENEYLVRGFLYKTLRNKCLNHLRHEQIRNRYSELQIACHKQKQSEEFFIDAIMQEESSVIIAQAIESLPAMGRRVLSLAVDGFSNQEVADVLGISVNTVRTHKARAYKILRMILSNQWMIF, encoded by the coding sequence ATGTGCAAGAAAGATACATACAAGGAATCGGATGAAAAGACGAAGGAGTTGGTTCCCGAATTCTTCCGGACTTATTATCCGATGTTTGTCTCTTTTGCCCGCAATTTCGTGCAGTGTCATGAAACGTGTGAAGATTTGGTGCAGGAGGCGTTCGCAACCCTGCTTGAGCAGGGTTATACCTTTGAGAACGAATATCTTGTCAGGGGATTTCTTTATAAAACACTTCGCAATAAATGTCTCAATCATCTGAGACATGAACAGATTCGGAACCGTTATTCCGAATTGCAGATTGCTTGTCATAAGCAGAAACAATCGGAAGAATTCTTTATAGACGCCATCATGCAGGAGGAGTCCTCGGTAATTATTGCACAAGCCATCGAATCCCTCCCGGCAATGGGTCGGCGGGTGCTCAGCCTGGCTGTAGATGGTTTTAGCAATCAGGAAGTTGCAGATGTGTTGGGCATTTCGGTCAATACGGTCCGTACGCATAAGGCACGGGCTTACAAAATACTGCGCATGATTCTTTCGAATCAGTGGATGATTTTCTAA
- the ubiE gene encoding bifunctional demethylmenaquinone methyltransferase/2-methoxy-6-polyprenyl-1,4-benzoquinol methylase UbiE translates to MKPYNTDQSKKEEVREMFDNIAPKYDLLNHTLSMSIDRLWRRHVVKIVCRVKPRRILDVATGTGDLAIAMARRIRETHVLGVDLSERMLDVARRKVEARGLDGRIVLDHGDAEHLDVATASVDVATVAFGVRNFGDLDAGLRELARVLRPGGRVVILEFSRPSNPLFRTLYEFYTYRILPRIGGMVSHDRRAYEYLPASVGEFPRPAEFLRRLEAAGFHDCKARSQSCGIAQIYIGVR, encoded by the coding sequence ATGAAACCCTACAATACCGATCAGTCCAAGAAGGAGGAGGTCCGCGAGATGTTCGACAACATCGCGCCGAAGTACGACCTGCTCAACCATACGCTCTCGATGAGCATCGACCGTCTCTGGCGCCGTCATGTCGTGAAGATCGTGTGCCGTGTGAAACCCCGCCGCATCCTCGACGTGGCCACCGGAACGGGTGACCTGGCCATCGCCATGGCCCGCCGCATCAGAGAGACTCACGTCCTGGGTGTTGACCTCTCGGAGCGCATGCTCGACGTAGCCCGCCGCAAGGTCGAGGCCCGCGGTCTGGACGGCCGCATCGTGCTGGATCACGGCGATGCCGAGCACCTTGATGTGGCGACGGCGTCGGTCGACGTGGCCACCGTCGCCTTCGGCGTGCGCAATTTCGGCGATCTGGATGCCGGGCTGCGCGAACTGGCCCGGGTGCTGCGCCCCGGCGGGCGGGTCGTCATCCTGGAGTTCTCGAGACCCTCGAACCCACTGTTCCGCACCCTCTACGAATTCTATACCTACCGGATTCTGCCCCGCATCGGCGGCATGGTCTCCCACGATCGCCGTGCCTACGAGTATCTCCCGGCCTCGGTCGGCGAATTCCCCCGCCCGGCCGAATTTCTGCGGCGGCTCGAGGCGGCTGGATTCCACGACTGCAAGGCCCGCAGCCAGAGTTGCGGCATTGCCCAAATATATATTGGCGTACGATGA
- a CDS encoding TonB-dependent receptor plug domain-containing protein, translated as MSDAAETTLSGEYLRKLHPTDLLRALELADPSLCGFDPDQGSDPNAVPQSLSLQGTRSFAWNLSQADALPLVIVDGHSESMDRLSDFDMQRIESVTLLKNASATALLGVRAGQGAILIRTRTPEAHRLQLTYRFDGMFQKASLRNFDLMDAAQKLDWEKSTGAYDGNEALYDQRMADVRANGSTDWLNRPVRTSFSHRHRVSVDGGDSSLRYRGVLYLNPVKGVMKGSERKSYGGSAFIGYTTRSFQISNELNVDLFDAGESTAGAILEWARMDPYYVATDGRGVPYDVLGSGTFSEQGSPLYEMSLNSFAEDKIARVNNNLTVRWKIDSRFSIAGQFNLTHDYDRRSEFVSPSSLVYRGYTADEATKVGSYRIRRNELKSYQERIWADYRQEWNRHSLRASLGMEIYSATYTDNSFRGTGISSDHMDYVSFAQYYAEERPEGVEMAERVLSGYGTLSWNFDQKLFVDLSGRLDRSSRLAPEKRTAGSYGITARYDLRRSFLPESDFISRLSLSAGYGATAGYQFDYAQVNPLYAYDFDNPYLNGLGSSDYSEGLVTLFHSNVYNPALRWKTTRSAHVGIDGRFGPIDLTLKYYNSLSKNLMTVESQSPVFGSEIRYTNRGAIRNSGVEFAVAATILNNRNGVDLTLFVNGVANRSRITALPDYSSDLFLAQALAEGSCVGMVRGDAADGIYVLPSAGIDPDTGRELFYSRDGSLTDTPQSSDLVFEGFRTPKLRGRFGATAAWRNLDLGVVFAYSLRGTYYDLYTQQAVDWASTADNVPTAALDKWSPSHPDAAFQGGDNPSHYASSRFVSKRNTLSLASVRVGYAFPKKIAAAMRMQGLKVSLTCDDVWFVSSVKTPRSLYYPYASSFILSLQATF; from the coding sequence GTGTCGGATGCAGCGGAAACAACCCTTTCGGGCGAGTATCTGCGCAAACTCCATCCGACCGATCTGTTGCGTGCGCTTGAACTGGCCGATCCTTCGTTGTGCGGATTTGATCCGGATCAGGGCTCCGATCCGAATGCCGTACCCCAGTCTCTGAGTCTGCAGGGAACACGCTCCTTTGCCTGGAATCTGAGCCAGGCGGATGCGCTGCCGCTGGTCATTGTTGACGGCCACAGCGAATCGATGGATCGGCTGAGCGATTTCGACATGCAGCGCATCGAAAGCGTTACGCTGCTCAAGAATGCTTCGGCAACCGCTTTGCTGGGTGTGCGCGCCGGACAGGGGGCCATCCTGATCCGAACCCGGACTCCCGAAGCGCATCGCCTGCAGTTGACCTACCGTTTCGACGGTATGTTCCAGAAGGCCTCCCTGCGCAATTTCGATCTGATGGATGCCGCACAGAAACTCGACTGGGAAAAAAGTACGGGTGCTTACGACGGTAACGAGGCCCTCTACGATCAGCGGATGGCTGACGTGCGGGCCAACGGTTCGACCGACTGGCTCAACAGGCCCGTTAGAACCTCGTTCTCGCATCGGCACCGTGTCTCCGTCGACGGCGGTGACAGCAGCCTGCGCTATCGCGGCGTGCTCTACCTGAATCCCGTCAAGGGGGTCATGAAGGGCTCGGAGCGGAAATCCTACGGCGGTTCGGCCTTCATCGGATATACGACCCGATCGTTCCAGATCTCCAACGAACTCAATGTCGACCTGTTCGATGCCGGAGAGTCTACCGCCGGAGCCATCCTCGAATGGGCCCGGATGGATCCCTATTATGTAGCGACCGATGGACGTGGAGTTCCGTATGACGTGCTCGGAAGCGGTACCTTCTCCGAGCAGGGGTCTCCGTTGTACGAGATGTCGCTCAACAGTTTCGCCGAAGACAAGATCGCTCGGGTGAACAACAACCTGACCGTACGTTGGAAGATCGACTCCCGCTTCAGCATCGCCGGACAGTTCAACCTGACGCACGATTACGACCGCCGTTCGGAATTTGTCTCTCCGTCGTCGCTCGTCTACCGGGGATACACCGCCGATGAGGCTACGAAGGTGGGCAGTTACCGGATTCGTCGCAACGAGTTGAAGAGCTATCAGGAGCGGATCTGGGCCGATTATCGGCAGGAGTGGAATCGTCACTCGCTGCGGGCTTCGCTTGGCATGGAGATCTACTCGGCCACTTACACCGATAACTCCTTCCGGGGGACCGGTATTTCGAGTGACCACATGGATTACGTCTCCTTTGCCCAGTATTATGCCGAGGAGCGCCCCGAAGGTGTCGAGATGGCCGAGCGGGTGTTGAGCGGTTACGGAACCCTCTCGTGGAACTTCGACCAAAAGCTCTTTGTCGATCTTTCGGGGCGTCTGGACCGGTCCTCGCGGCTGGCTCCCGAAAAACGCACCGCCGGCTCCTACGGCATAACGGCTCGCTACGATCTGCGGCGGAGCTTCCTGCCCGAGTCGGATTTCATCAGTCGGCTGAGTCTGTCGGCCGGGTACGGCGCCACGGCCGGCTATCAGTTCGATTATGCTCAGGTCAATCCACTCTACGCCTATGATTTCGACAACCCCTATCTGAACGGTTTGGGCTCGTCGGATTACAGCGAAGGTCTGGTTACCCTGTTCCACTCGAACGTCTACAACCCGGCGCTCCGGTGGAAGACCACCCGCAGCGCTCACGTCGGTATTGACGGCCGGTTCGGACCGATCGACCTCACGCTGAAGTATTACAACTCGCTTTCGAAAAATCTGATGACCGTTGAGAGTCAGTCGCCGGTGTTCGGCTCGGAGATCCGTTATACGAACCGGGGAGCCATCCGCAATTCGGGCGTCGAATTTGCTGTTGCGGCAACGATCCTGAACAACCGGAACGGAGTCGATCTGACCCTCTTTGTAAACGGGGTGGCCAATCGCAGCCGGATTACCGCGTTGCCCGATTATTCGTCCGATCTTTTCCTTGCCCAGGCCCTTGCCGAGGGATCTTGTGTCGGGATGGTTCGGGGTGATGCTGCCGACGGTATCTATGTGCTGCCTTCGGCGGGCATTGATCCCGATACCGGACGGGAGCTCTTCTACAGTCGCGACGGTTCGCTGACCGACACCCCGCAGAGCAGCGATCTGGTCTTCGAAGGATTCCGGACGCCCAAACTCCGCGGCCGTTTCGGCGCAACGGCAGCCTGGCGGAACCTCGATCTGGGAGTGGTGTTCGCCTATTCGCTGCGCGGAACATATTATGATCTCTATACGCAGCAGGCGGTCGACTGGGCCTCGACGGCCGATAATGTCCCGACCGCAGCTCTCGACAAATGGAGCCCGAGTCATCCGGATGCCGCCTTCCAGGGCGGAGACAATCCGTCGCATTACGCCTCGTCGCGCTTCGTGTCGAAGCGCAATACGCTCTCGCTGGCTTCGGTGCGCGTAGGGTATGCCTTCCCGAAGAAGATCGCCGCAGCCATGCGCATGCAGGGTCTTAAGGTGAGTCTGACGTGCGACGATGTCTGGTTCGTCTCCTCGGTCAAGACTCCCCGGAGTCTCTACTATCCTTATGCCTCGAGTTTCATCCTCTCTCTGCAAGCAACCTTCTAA